A part of Corynebacterium lactis RW2-5 genomic DNA contains:
- a CDS encoding MFS transporter, which yields MKVAEQTNRTEAAPGTKAAQGAQKQAEDQKSANASKLIAVAAFSCLVVTLLQSLVVPAVPKFPAALGASATTVSWLVTSTLLTGAIATPVIGRLGDLLPRRRMMIITMVLVFVGSIIAPLGGIVTVIIGRALQGMGTALIPVAMAEMRYSLPPHRIGGALALLSAMLGIGGGLGIPLGGVILSFVGWKAMFWFAAIMSAISIALIASFIPADTSDNKGSFDYVGAVLLSLGLSAVLSAISQGGSWGWGSALTIGLFIAGIVVFVAWGYYELRQDSPLVNLRTTADRPILLTNIASILLGVLMFTNLLLTTLELQNPIAQGGFEWPASAAGLAMLPSALSMFAVAPISARLAAKFGARIVVTTGSAITAIGYIARLFLEPNGGFVVVWATVVAIGVGIGYAGLPMMIVKYSPAHEAGSANAVNALMRSIGMSASSAMVAAITATLAVAHGSGTVPSSGALDTLAIISIAMGVIATLLSLAARRKGEAEIEHTELKEQ from the coding sequence TTGAAAGTTGCCGAGCAAACTAACCGCACCGAAGCCGCGCCGGGGACGAAAGCCGCGCAGGGAGCGCAGAAGCAGGCCGAAGACCAGAAGAGCGCCAACGCATCGAAGCTGATTGCCGTCGCCGCTTTTTCCTGCCTGGTAGTTACCCTGCTGCAGTCGCTGGTCGTTCCGGCCGTCCCAAAGTTCCCGGCAGCCCTTGGCGCTAGCGCGACCACCGTGTCCTGGCTGGTCACCTCCACGCTGCTGACCGGCGCAATCGCCACCCCAGTTATTGGCCGCCTGGGCGACCTGCTGCCGCGCCGCCGAATGATGATTATCACCATGGTGCTGGTTTTCGTCGGCTCGATTATTGCCCCGCTCGGCGGAATCGTCACCGTTATTATCGGCCGTGCACTGCAGGGCATGGGCACCGCGCTTATCCCGGTCGCCATGGCCGAGATGCGCTACAGCCTACCACCGCACCGCATCGGCGGCGCCCTGGCCCTGCTCAGCGCGATGCTCGGCATCGGCGGCGGCCTGGGCATCCCGCTGGGTGGTGTAATCCTGTCCTTCGTCGGCTGGAAGGCCATGTTCTGGTTCGCCGCAATCATGTCCGCGATCTCCATCGCCCTGATTGCCTCGTTCATCCCGGCGGACACCTCGGATAACAAGGGCAGCTTCGACTACGTCGGCGCCGTCCTGCTCTCGCTGGGCCTGTCCGCAGTGCTAAGCGCCATCTCCCAGGGCGGATCCTGGGGTTGGGGCAGTGCCCTGACCATCGGCCTGTTCATCGCCGGCATCGTCGTCTTTGTCGCGTGGGGTTACTACGAGCTGCGTCAGGACTCCCCGCTGGTCAACCTGCGCACCACCGCTGACCGCCCGATCCTGCTGACGAACATCGCCTCGATCCTGCTGGGTGTCCTGATGTTCACCAACCTGCTGCTGACCACTCTGGAGCTGCAGAACCCGATCGCGCAGGGCGGCTTCGAGTGGCCGGCCTCCGCCGCAGGTCTCGCTATGCTGCCGTCGGCGCTGTCGATGTTCGCCGTCGCCCCGATTAGCGCCCGCCTGGCCGCTAAGTTCGGCGCCCGTATCGTCGTGACCACCGGCTCCGCCATCACCGCTATCGGCTACATCGCCCGACTCTTCCTGGAGCCCAACGGCGGCTTCGTCGTGGTGTGGGCAACCGTCGTCGCCATCGGCGTCGGCATCGGCTACGCAGGTCTGCCGATGATGATTGTCAAGTACTCTCCGGCCCACGAGGCCGGCTCCGCCAACGCTGTCAACGCACTGATGCGCTCAATCGGTATGTCCGCGTCCTCCGCGATGGTCGCCGCAATCACCGCGACGCTCGCCGTAGCACACGGCTCCGGCACCGTGCCGTCTTCCGGCGCCCTGGATACGCTGGCGATTATCAGCATCGCAATGGGCGTCATCGCAACGCTGCTGTCTCTGGCCGCTCGCCGCAAGGGTGAGGCCGAGATCGAGCACACCGAGCTCAAGGAACAATAG
- a CDS encoding amidohydrolase family protein — MTHSFGPENAIDTHAHVFPASYLDFLQEHGRPEREIAIARGLNADSSDAELRSRVEWMDRAGIATQIIAVTPQVPSLPDAADSLTAARLVNDEYARIVNDYPGRFFAYGALPLPHIEQTLAEIPRIFDELGFLGVSISTVTMGDFFLNDPSLDPVWEALNERNAIVNIHPTGTGACSKMINGADLEWVNGAPVEDATATLQLMKADVPRRFPNIAFHIAHLGGDLPFIARRIEDNYEDWDAFAASPMQQMRQMYFDAANFHEPSLRLAAETFGIRQILGGSDFPYFQEEKYVRAFSYIREANLTQEEIDAALFANAQRLYGI; from the coding sequence ATGACCCACTCTTTCGGGCCCGAGAACGCAATCGATACCCACGCGCACGTCTTCCCTGCCAGCTACCTGGATTTCCTCCAGGAGCACGGCCGCCCCGAGCGCGAAATAGCCATCGCCCGCGGACTCAACGCCGACTCCTCGGACGCCGAGCTCCGCTCCCGCGTGGAGTGGATGGATCGCGCCGGCATCGCCACGCAAATTATCGCGGTCACCCCGCAGGTTCCCTCGCTTCCCGACGCCGCGGACTCGCTGACGGCAGCGCGCCTTGTCAACGATGAGTACGCACGGATCGTAAACGACTACCCGGGACGATTCTTCGCCTACGGTGCGCTCCCGCTGCCACATATCGAGCAGACGCTAGCCGAAATTCCTCGCATCTTCGACGAGCTGGGATTCCTGGGAGTGTCGATCTCTACGGTGACCATGGGCGACTTCTTCCTCAACGACCCGTCCCTGGATCCGGTATGGGAGGCGCTAAACGAGCGCAACGCTATCGTCAATATCCACCCGACCGGCACCGGCGCATGCTCAAAGATGATCAACGGCGCTGACCTGGAGTGGGTCAACGGCGCACCCGTCGAGGACGCGACCGCCACGCTACAGCTAATGAAGGCCGACGTGCCGCGGCGCTTCCCGAACATCGCGTTCCACATCGCGCACCTCGGCGGCGACCTGCCGTTCATCGCCCGCCGCATCGAGGACAACTACGAGGACTGGGACGCATTCGCGGCCTCCCCCATGCAGCAAATGCGCCAGATGTACTTTGATGCCGCGAACTTCCACGAACCGTCCCTACGGCTGGCCGCAGAGACTTTCGGCATTCGCCAGATTCTGGGCGGGTCGGACTTCCCCTACTTCCAGGAGGAAAAGTACGTCCGCGCATTCTCCTACATCCGCGAGGCGAACCTAACGCAGGAGGAAATCGACGCCGCGCTTTTCGCTAACGCGCAGCGCCTGTACGGAATCTAG
- a CDS encoding GNAT family N-acetyltransferase, whose amino-acid sequence MTLEIRPLAQGDVFWAAEIFHANARENLTPAQRERGGFVQGKIDAAMIAARVDGPASVVALSDGVGIGVVLTAGADEYKQGPPGLAVEAVRAAGLSDFYLYGPGVVDEGHRGKGVLRAMKDESIRIAAEHGKYKWAVGFVEHSNAASMAAHEKTGWQSVATFEFKGRQYDAIAHPVSPVSD is encoded by the coding sequence ATGACACTCGAAATCCGCCCTCTGGCCCAAGGCGATGTCTTCTGGGCCGCCGAAATCTTCCACGCCAACGCCCGCGAAAACCTCACCCCGGCCCAGCGCGAGCGCGGCGGTTTCGTCCAGGGCAAAATCGACGCCGCCATGATTGCGGCCCGCGTCGATGGCCCCGCGTCGGTCGTCGCGCTTTCCGACGGCGTGGGCATCGGCGTCGTGCTCACCGCCGGCGCGGATGAGTACAAGCAGGGGCCTCCCGGTCTTGCGGTGGAGGCCGTGCGAGCCGCTGGGCTTAGCGACTTCTACCTCTACGGCCCCGGCGTTGTCGACGAGGGGCATCGGGGCAAGGGAGTCTTGCGCGCGATGAAGGACGAGTCAATCCGGATTGCCGCGGAGCACGGCAAGTACAAGTGGGCGGTCGGCTTCGTCGAGCACTCAAACGCGGCCTCCATGGCAGCGCATGAGAAAACCGGGTGGCAATCGGTCGCGACTTTTGAGTTCAAAGGCCGGCAGTACGACGCGATTGCGCACCCGGTTTCTCCGGTTTCTGACTAA
- a CDS encoding metal-sensitive transcriptional regulator, translating to MELDTEEMKPVINRLKRAQGQLSAVVRMLEEGSECKDVVTQLSAVSKALDRAGFVIIANGMERCLSSETEDLDKKELEKLFLSLA from the coding sequence ATGGAACTTGACACTGAAGAAATGAAACCGGTCATCAACCGTCTCAAGCGTGCACAGGGACAGCTCAGTGCGGTTGTCCGGATGCTCGAAGAGGGCTCGGAATGTAAGGACGTCGTCACGCAGCTGTCGGCGGTGTCCAAGGCGCTCGACCGCGCGGGCTTTGTGATCATCGCAAATGGTATGGAGCGGTGCCTCAGCAGCGAGACGGAAGACCTGGACAAGAAGGAACTTGAGAAGCTCTTCCTGTCTCTGGCTTAG
- a CDS encoding FAD/NAD(P)-binding protein yields MTTRIAVIGAGVAAAAVARRVSSTFPHIELTIFDATPPQKHLAFGHVDKRLLCNTSTSVMSLDVEEPHDFAEFLGYNKQESSSVFSSRKKYGSYLQQALPSESGSRDDRLQYVLDSVICVEDSAAPVLIHTARHGLFKADFVIITGGRKTARVPSSCQSYRDTVPVFPSPYDPSFSHWLENHPTSRIGILGTGLSAVDAARLALFEGVEVVMLSPSGQLPGVRTSLQLNAPKEMPAEEFRAHSRSVEDFRQYATQHATSLGWYPGRLREPLPRNGTDRFLLDYELAENGYSVWEKMIGRMVDLANQIWSPLKVSLRQTLLNGISDWIHRYVTAMPVQGAKNLREGFQAGSLVLARGQGSGEQARNAVDLKDALGNSHRVEAVVCACGYEDPGWIKHNKGIFPGQIKPNASRWVGAPLNNSWGTAQAGNRVLFAGEAAAPTTAIPSYARTSIMQANFALDWINSHA; encoded by the coding sequence ATGACGACCCGAATTGCTGTTATCGGCGCAGGGGTCGCTGCTGCAGCGGTCGCACGACGGGTATCTTCTACTTTCCCGCATATTGAACTCACTATTTTTGACGCGACACCTCCTCAGAAGCACCTTGCTTTTGGCCATGTTGATAAACGCTTGCTATGTAACACAAGTACTTCAGTAATGTCGCTGGATGTCGAGGAACCACATGATTTTGCGGAGTTCCTGGGATACAATAAACAAGAGTCCAGTTCTGTATTCTCTTCAAGAAAAAAGTACGGATCTTACCTGCAACAGGCTCTACCCTCTGAGAGCGGCAGCCGCGATGACCGTCTTCAGTACGTACTCGATTCGGTCATTTGTGTAGAAGATTCTGCAGCCCCTGTCCTCATTCATACTGCGCGTCACGGGCTCTTTAAAGCCGATTTCGTCATCATCACAGGTGGCCGAAAAACAGCACGGGTCCCTTCATCTTGCCAGTCATACCGTGATACGGTCCCAGTTTTCCCCAGCCCCTATGACCCCAGTTTTTCACACTGGCTAGAAAACCATCCCACTTCCCGCATCGGTATTTTAGGTACTGGCCTCTCTGCCGTGGACGCCGCACGATTAGCGTTATTTGAGGGGGTGGAGGTAGTTATGCTTAGCCCCAGCGGCCAGCTTCCCGGGGTACGTACTTCGCTTCAGTTAAACGCCCCAAAGGAAATGCCAGCAGAGGAGTTCCGTGCACACTCCCGCAGCGTAGAGGATTTTAGACAATACGCCACTCAGCACGCCACCTCCCTCGGTTGGTATCCGGGACGTCTTAGGGAGCCCCTCCCCAGGAATGGCACTGATCGTTTTCTGCTGGACTATGAATTAGCTGAAAATGGTTATTCTGTATGGGAAAAAATGATCGGTCGCATGGTGGACCTAGCCAATCAGATCTGGTCACCTCTAAAAGTCTCCCTAAGGCAGACTCTCCTCAATGGGATATCAGATTGGATACATCGTTACGTGACCGCCATGCCTGTGCAAGGCGCGAAAAACCTACGAGAAGGTTTTCAAGCAGGGAGCCTTGTCCTAGCTCGCGGCCAGGGATCAGGGGAACAAGCTCGAAACGCTGTGGACCTAAAAGATGCTTTGGGTAATTCTCACCGAGTCGAAGCGGTAGTTTGCGCCTGTGGCTATGAGGACCCCGGATGGATCAAACACAACAAAGGAATTTTCCCTGGTCAAATAAAACCAAACGCTTCTCGCTGGGTCGGCGCCCCTTTAAATAATAGTTGGGGCACTGCGCAGGCCGGTAACAGAGTTCTATTTGCGGGGGAAGCAGCAGCACCGACCACCGCCATTCCAAGCTACGCCCGCACTTCAATCATGCAAGCCAATTTTGCCCTTGATTGGATTAACTCCCACGCATAG
- a CDS encoding ATP-grasp domain-containing protein, whose amino-acid sequence MKILVVDDSSSGADLVAILRQKRDVEVATANPPYAISANEDGSISDPWALALLRECSQEKFDLVVPGSESGVSIAEWVSAELGLPHNGREKIWHRRHKQGMIEVAHQYGLRAPRSVTLSSASAQDSLDLDPSLVKDCVVKPVGSGGSDHVYFCKTEPETLQAITTIQNSTTLLGEKSPSVVLQEYVDGPQYFVNTVTAEGRHIVTEVFRYGLTEESGAPHIYSAITVGPEDNHYSGAVEYTLSLLDALEVDFGASHVELRWSKGQWVLIEYNGRCMGPEVPDEVYFPTRGFSQISVLATMLVDGLQAAEQEVLAGNLDGCVAWLMPTPQSNGVLQQCHWDLVQTRPTVQRISRRPKIGTYIDNSNRVTTGAFGMVFLGSSDRAAVETDLQSLESFDAHGDLFTVAPGKDA is encoded by the coding sequence ATGAAAATATTAGTAGTTGATGATTCTTCAAGTGGTGCCGATCTGGTGGCAATCCTGCGCCAAAAAAGGGACGTAGAGGTTGCTACTGCTAACCCGCCGTATGCCATCTCAGCTAACGAAGACGGGAGCATTTCCGATCCATGGGCTCTGGCCCTACTTCGGGAATGTAGCCAAGAAAAATTTGACCTTGTTGTGCCGGGAAGCGAATCAGGAGTATCCATAGCTGAGTGGGTTTCAGCTGAGTTAGGACTACCGCATAACGGTAGAGAGAAGATCTGGCACCGTCGCCATAAGCAAGGAATGATTGAAGTTGCTCACCAATATGGACTGCGTGCCCCAAGGTCTGTTACCCTATCCTCCGCTTCTGCACAAGACAGCCTTGATCTAGACCCGTCCCTGGTCAAGGATTGTGTTGTCAAGCCTGTGGGAAGCGGGGGCAGTGACCATGTCTATTTCTGCAAAACAGAACCCGAGACTCTTCAAGCGATTACTACCATTCAAAATTCTACGACTTTGCTAGGAGAAAAATCACCCTCCGTGGTTCTTCAGGAGTACGTAGACGGACCTCAATATTTTGTGAACACGGTGACAGCCGAAGGGCGGCATATTGTGACCGAAGTTTTCCGATACGGACTTACGGAGGAATCTGGAGCTCCCCACATATATTCAGCTATCACAGTAGGACCGGAGGACAACCACTATTCTGGTGCCGTGGAATATACCTTATCGCTCCTTGACGCTCTGGAAGTAGACTTCGGAGCCTCCCACGTGGAACTGAGGTGGTCTAAGGGGCAGTGGGTACTTATTGAATACAACGGTCGCTGTATGGGCCCCGAAGTACCCGACGAGGTCTATTTCCCGACTCGCGGTTTCAGCCAGATCAGCGTTCTCGCCACGATGCTAGTGGATGGTTTACAAGCTGCCGAACAGGAAGTACTCGCCGGAAATCTTGACGGGTGTGTCGCCTGGCTCATGCCTACCCCGCAGTCAAACGGTGTGCTTCAACAGTGCCACTGGGATCTTGTCCAAACTCGCCCGACCGTTCAGAGAATCTCGCGGCGACCAAAGATCGGCACTTATATCGATAACTCGAATCGCGTAACAACTGGTGCGTTTGGCATGGTTTTTCTTGGCTCTTCTGACCGTGCTGCTGTTGAGACCGATCTTCAATCTCTTGAGTCTTTCGACGCCCATGGTGATCTGTTTACTGTTGCCCCCGGAAAGGATGCGTGA
- a CDS encoding aminoacyl-tRNA deacylase, which yields MRVLHVDPDISDTAAFLRETGATAEQSLNSIVVSTKMSGVRHNALVLVPATHRLDNKGLKRALGGKTSFLPMNEALALTGMERDSIGPIGVPECLPVVADLNAIKGDEFYIGGGKLGRKYVISRQELIAAVDRSVVGIYVPIE from the coding sequence GTGCGTGTTCTTCATGTTGATCCAGATATTTCAGACACTGCGGCTTTCTTGAGGGAGACTGGTGCTACTGCGGAGCAAAGTCTGAATTCGATTGTGGTTTCTACCAAGATGTCAGGAGTGCGGCATAACGCTCTCGTTCTGGTTCCTGCCACTCATCGTTTAGATAACAAAGGTCTCAAGCGAGCCTTGGGTGGTAAGACGTCGTTCCTGCCGATGAATGAGGCGTTAGCACTAACTGGTATGGAAAGAGATAGTATTGGCCCGATTGGCGTACCTGAATGTCTTCCTGTTGTGGCGGATCTGAATGCTATCAAGGGCGATGAGTTCTACATTGGAGGGGGAAAACTGGGCCGCAAATACGTGATTAGCCGTCAGGAATTAATAGCTGCGGTAGATCGGAGCGTTGTAGGGATTTACGTTCCTATCGAGTAG